The following DNA comes from Bombus pascuorum chromosome 3, iyBomPasc1.1, whole genome shotgun sequence.
GTACAACGGCGAAATCTTTTATTCAGAAGATCATTTGTATCAGATCAGATCACTTTGTTAAGAAACTAATAGCAAAGCAATGCTTCTTtcgtaaagaaaaagattgcTCGTTTTTCGGCGAAAGGAAATACCTGTGATGCTTGCTCCTATGTCTGAaaacacattttttttctcctaGGAAAAACCGTTAGACCCATTACCAGTGCTGATTGTTCATCGCCCCGAGCAAGGATTCAGTATGTGCAAGTCAGAGTTCCACTTTTTACGCCATAGAAAATCGCGTTACGGGCACAACTTTTCTGCAAAGTCTCTAATAGCCCATCGATGCAATTGGAATCCGTACAAACCGCGGTGTAATATCTGAATTTATTTGATCGCTATTGAAATCGATTAGTCATAGTACGTAAACAACAttgaatttgcaatttttataaaacttttgtTTAATTAGATATGCGATCACAACACGTTCACGTCATACTTTAATCGTttagaaacgaaaacgaagagaTTAGTTATGGTACATAAGCAGGATTAAAGTTGCAGTTACgttagaaaattcttttctaaatttcatGCGCAATCGTAAGTCGttcgtattatatttcaatcgttTAGGAAACGGCAAAGGAAagacgaaaattaaattaaggaAACATGAAACGTAAACGGATATACTAAGTTACGACTATTGAATGTAAACCTGTAATATTAAAGTTTTGAtgttttcttctaatttataaacaaactCGATTCATAGGGGATTAAATTATGCACGATCGAAGGATTTACTCGTGATCGTAATGTTATGTTTGAACCTCCGTGACTTCCTGTGCAACCCGCCTTTCCGGTACCCCCATCTGCCAGCCCACGCACTCTAAGGTTTCGTTCAAACATTTCCGTTCTTTTCCATTGGCCACTTCGAGTATGGCAATGTTCATTCTCCAGTCGGATTCAGATGGCAGTATAGTACAGTAATGCGAAATATTCGCAACACTGGTGGTaagttttaaacaaataaaaaatatatatcaaatatacgcagtatatataattatttcactgGGGttgtttatgaaatttcatattgttGTTAATATAATTCGAGAAATAGAATCTCGATAGAAGTACGCGTTACGTGGCTTTTGACACCTTCAAATTTTTCCATAAAGGCGTAAACATTTGCAGTTCAATTCTTgtatatgcaaatattataatttaatatattaatatatttaatatacataatattaatttttctcttgGATCCAATGTCTTATATTTTACATCCGttgtaatcttttttattacaagtGTTGATTACGAGGGAAGTTATAGATATTGTTTGTAAAAAATGATCACGTCAATGTCCTAGATATGATCAGAGAAATGCTCGTTGTTCAAATTGAATGTTCGTATGTATTCTCATGGTGATTTACGAAGACCGTTTATTGCTACCTCCTACCGAGATTCTTCTTGCGGATGCAACGACCCTCAATGTTTCAGTTTCCTGGTCTGGAATGATCGACAATTTCTGCACCTTATGTGGTTCATCTTTACCTAAAGCATGGTCGTGTATTAACACTATACTCTCATTTACAGAGTTAGAATCCCGTGAATAACCAAAACTCGCTAATAACTGTTCTGGTAGATCTCTCAGCGTGGATCTTCTTTTTCCAAAAATCTGGCTTACTCTTGGAATAGGAATTGAAGAGGTTCTTCCTGAAATTATCCTCGGTAAATTGGCTTCTGATGTTTGAGAGCCTCTACTTACTAGAAATTGTAATAACGATAACCgaataaagtatatttatctatttcgaatattaaacaattaattattattatatttttaatatatttaatattgaatgtattaataattattgcaTTTTTTTACCGAAGATAATGTCTGATGCATTCATGGTCGACAAATAGTCTTTGAAACTTTTCCATTTGTTGTTAGAATAATGTTtaaactttttgaaatatttcttggtCTTTGTATTGGGTTCgcataatttttttactttggTTGTCAAGTCCTTGGACATTTCTCTTACAATTTCTAATCTCTGGCAGAGATCGATAGGATTTTGTTCCAGAAAATATCTTGTATTATCGTTCGTTTTTTCCATAATGAACTGATTACTCTTTGTGCCTTCCGATTCATAGGTCTTTACGCGAGGTACCAAACGACGCAACTTTCCGTGCAGTTTCTCAATTTCTTCCagtttttctaaaatttccttCACATACTTTTCGGACATATTACGCCTCATAAAACATGTAGCatgtttgaaatttccaaaaagatatgtatttattgcattttttaattaaatacaggAACAAATGAGCTACGTGCGAATCTCAATTTACTTCATGATAATGTCATAAGAGACCTGTAAcctattttcatataaaaatataacaaacatCCAATGTAAcacagaagaaaaattactttttcatgTTACAAAATAGACTTTATAATTTTGGACGTTTTATTTCGAACGTATAATATGTCGTCATATAAAAATAGCAATAAACATGTCAGCGAACGCAGAACAAGCAACGCCAAATCGTTGTTATTGCAAGGCTCGAGATGGAGAAAATAGTCTAAATAAGATTGCAGAAATTGTAACTGTTGTAAATCTTAAAGTACAAAAATTGCGAGACGAGGTCAGTGCTCTTAAAAATGTCAGTCttgataaagaagaaaagttgTTTCAGAAAATTGGAACTGCTTGCAGACATTCTTCATGTTGCAGAAGTGAATTTGACATTTCCTCAAATAATGTAGGATATGATAAAGTTATTGATTCAGAAAATTCAAAGGTTTTTGCAAGtctcattaaaaataattcgataaatgaTTATATGACAGAATATACGAAAATCGATGATAGAACGTCTAACCGCGTAAAAGACTTAAATAATGTTTGTACGAACGAAAAATTGCAAGTAACAGATTGTAAGCCTGTTGTacggaagagaagaaagaagaaaatttctcaCGGAGTTCAGTGTGACTTAAGAATGGAATgtaaaaggaaacgaaactttttaaattgtttcataACAGAATCGCATACCGAGGTACATAATCTGAGATTgaataagaaaatgaaattttcatccaAGAGTAATATTCACACAATTTCTGATGCTGATGTAGAAAGgccgaaattgaaaaatatgaaaaaacagaaaaatgatcaaattttccaattagGCACTTACGCACATGGCGAAGACAATGCAGTTCGAGGAAAGGGCAGTCAGATgagcaaattaattaaaaatgaacctaaaaaggaaacatcgCAAGAAATCAAAATGATAGAAAACGAATTGACCGAATATAAAGCGGATCTACCAGAAGGTGCGAAAGGTGAACGTGAATCATTCAAACACTCGATGACAAGTCGAATGAGTGGTGGTGCAGAAATTCGTGGGAACTACCTAATTTCCGACTTCCATAACAAAATGcaaaagattaatttatacaagaaCGTAAAATTTGATGCAATGAATGTAAAAAGAAGATTGGATGCCTGTATAAACGAATTGAATGGAATAATTGAAgacgtttctttaattttaccGGATATGAATGTCtcgaaaaaattgcaaaagtgaaatataaaaaatgttcgaATAATGAAACAGAAGATTgttcattttaatatcattttcagATTAAGGCGTAATATTGATtggtagaaaaaaagaaaattgtatttttgttatcttttttgtatatttttacacattaCGGAAgctttttttcaaaaacattcgattatgaaatttttgagTAGAATATTAGGGAATTTTGTTGCATTCATAGTGCAGGTGTAATTGCCCGTAGAGGATGTAACAGCTACTATGATCGTTAATAAAAGTGCATATGTTTTCATACGGTGCATTCAAATCAAACCAACGTAATCTCGGTGCACTTCAAGATGCATGAACGATTACTATTCACCGAGGCCTACGGGGGTGAGAAGGATAGGTTTTTCGTCAAATCAAAAGGTAACTGTATTCTGACATGATAAACATCACTGTTAGTTTACCTAACCTATCGTTCGTTTTGGTCTACAGACGAGCAATCGATAACCGAACTGTTATCAGACACAACTAGAACGAAGTCTTTTTATTCTGGTTTCATATCGATTGTAAAAGAGGTATTTTTACCTCAAGGATATCCCGACAGCGTTCACCCTGATTACACTTCTTATCAAATATGGGATACAGTTCAGGTTAGTTTGCATAGAAAGCTGCaaacgttatttatattttatgagtGAAACTACTGTTCACGAACGAAATTATACCATTATCACAACTCTTTCATTTGTTATAGGCATTTGCAAGTACTATAATGGGTACACTTACGACACATTCTATTATGCAAGGGGTAGGTGTAGGTGAAGCAACAGCGACTCCGCTAGCAGCAGCTATAACATGGATATTAAAAGATGGGACAGGAATGATTGGTCGTATTGTGTTTGCATGGTGGAATGggtaaataaaatcatatatagGAATACAATACTTCTAATTAATCTCTACAAAAGCAGCAATTATCTTTCATTCATTAGGACAGATTTAGATGGACAATGTAAAAAATGGAGGCTTTTTGCTGATATTCTTAATGATTTAGCAATGGGATTAGAATTATTCTTaccctatttttcttcctattcACTTGGAATATTGTGCATTTCAACAGCGATGAAATCGATTGTTGGTGTTGCTGGTGGGGCAACAAGGGCAGCGCTCACACAGCATCAGGTACAAAAGGTCTAAAatagatttgattttattagttataacacattaatttacattacaggcattacaaaataatttagcaGATGTATCGGCTAAAGACGGAAGTCAAGAAACATGTGTAAATTTAATAGCATCCTTTGTTGGTATTCTaatactttcaatttttcacaaTGGacggtaaatatttaattacatatatctatCGCTTTCGTAATAAGCGAATTTAATTCTGTTAAAAAACGTGCTAACGATATTATCGATTTACCAATGGTATGCATAATCTGTATGTAGATACATAATGGAACTGTATCTTTTCCTCGTGATGATACATCTGTATGCAAATTACATGGCTGTAAAAGCATTATGCTTAAATTCTTTAAACGAAGATCGCTTAGCTTTAATagtaaaaagttatatttcGAATGAAGTCATTCCAAAACCCGAAGAAGTTAACAAAAAGGAATCAGTGTTATTATTCACAAAACCGAGTAAGGATGttgtattttacttttaaacatTAAGTTACTACATGTTGTTGctctttaattatatctttgcaGCAATGAGCATATGTGGATTCAATATCAAAATAGGTGTTTCTCTCGCGGCTCTTATAAAAGAggatataattttaacaagtGATACCGAACTTGCATTGAAGCTTTTCTTAGATAGAAAATACTTGATTTCTATTGATGTACAAaacaaaactatttttatatgtctTAAAAAAGACGCGCAGCCTTATGATGTCTTGGAAGCATATTTCCATGCTTGCCTTTGTGGCTTGTTTATTTGTATGTCTTTAAAAGTGCCACTTGTAAGTAAAtcatataaatgaattttaatgctTATATTTTGAAGTATTACGTTTTTCCAGGATGTTTTCGTAAAGCCCGAAGTGAGCGATCTGTCGTATCCTTTAATGCGACTTTATGTACTTAATAAAAGGTACTCTAATACAAATAATCGGATACAATCATCGAAAGCCATAGAGAGCATTTACGCTACGAATTTATTGATCTCGGGCGAATACAAAGCCTTTATTAGTGACCTTGAAAGTAAAggtaaataattctattattatgtgaTAGAAGTTTggtattctttttattcatataaatattgttttttttttaaggatGGATGACAGAAACAAACCTATTACCAGTAGCAGGTTggagatttttataaaaaatcgtaaaatggtaaaaaagaAGTGCAAGGACAtcggaaattaaaatattgttcctTCCATATTATTTAcctcgataaaattttataattgttaattatttaagtaattttatttgcatatcTTGTATCTATCTGTTGGcaatgagaaaattatttataaatattttcttacaaatttttatcacaggtgatatattatagtaaaaCTGATATGGAAACCAGtttatttccaataatttataaaaatataacaagcCTTTAAcctgtacaaatatttcaatgaagTTGAACTAAGACTCTTGTTCCTGTTTAGGGCCAGTCTGTGATAAATGTTTTACTATATCCACCCAGTCCCATCCTCGTGGcctttctccttttccatCTGCTTTATTCCACTGTCTACGCTTCTGAGCTTTAGTTAAATGTTCCTTCTTTGgcttttttgttgtttcttCCAACTTTGCATAAGAAATTGGTTCTCTTtcatatatatcaaataaatttatagtttaatataattaattcttacCTGTTGATTTTCATCTGTTATCTTAAGCTGGTTGGTTTGTAAGTTTAAGTCAACTACAGAGTCTGGTTGTGCTGAGATCAACTCAGTATAatgttcttgtacatactgaaataacgtataagtcaTAGCACTTCCTAGCCATTGATCCGCCTCTGCTTCCAAATGCTGCAGCACCTTGTCTTTTACTTCTTGCACACTGTATTCCAATCATTCACCTTTAATAAAAGCAACAGACTGCAAGAATAGTCAGTGAACAACATGGTTCCACTTACATGTGCttattataaaatgtgttCATGTTAATGGTAGGCCTCTCTGATGGATATGTCGTGCCCCAAGAAATTTCCAATAGAAATGATTTCATATCATTGTCCTCTccatactatatataaaatcaatgTTATACAATATGTAAGGATTATAACTTAGAAGTcacaaaatttgaataaacacGATCTACTCATTATCGATactgatttattttaaaattagaaattagaattatattttataatttaagagtacaatcgtgattatatttcacaatttttggAAAGAGCAAACCTTGTATTGAAACGTGGTAGGTGTCAACTGTTTAAAAGCTGAATCTCCTTCATATATCGAAAGAAGtacttctctttcttcttcttgaaGTTCGGCATCGCCCATCTCCTTACTCCAGTGTTTGATTTTAATACTCTAATTTTTTTGTTACGCGTACAGCTCATACGTTACTTTGAGGTTAGGAAAACCTATAGTAGACAGAGTCGCTATCACTAAATCGATTGTGCTGCCTTGATCACGTTATGCGCGCCACACCGCGTCACGCTGGTAAGTACTTATTCTCTTTTACCGTAGTacttattctattattaccttatgagaCTCTGCGTCCCATGTCccgaaatatataaaaaattagagGTATCGATGCGCCCTCTGCAATCTAAAATGGTGTAAATTGAAATGGAATTGAGGCACTAAAGTTCGATAAACTGTATTTAAAAAGTTCATCATTtgttatattcgtaaaagttGGCAAACATATATTCGATTGTGTTGTTAGAACTTCTGACGGTCTATTGATAGCCGTAATGTATTCCGTAGATGGTAAGATATTTGTagcgaaaatatttcttagaattttttcaagaaatcgCTTAGGTGTTCCTATGTACAAAACATTGAATgctttttgtgtttatttagTTCTAAGGTTTCGACGTGGAAAATTTCGATTCATCACGCGGGGTTGGGAGAACCCGAATATTCCCGAACAAATTAGAAAGTATAGATGGATCTACGGTGAGGAgtgttattcgttatcgaagATCGTAGTATCAAGACATCCCCAAGACATCTTATTCACACGATCTTCACTCCTGCCTATAATCTTGGCAAAACCTAAAATGGCGTTACAGAAGGCTAAAGATGTAAGtctattctttatattttgttccaataataattaatttgaaaaattaaaaatatttacttttccactaaaataatatctaaaataacgaacattcaattttataaaattcttattattattaaaattttaatctcaTTCATTATCTGAAACTTCCTATATGAAAAGTACTATGTTTTTAAGAATAAATGATAATACTTCACATCCTATTACAGATTTCCTAGTTCCCTTTAACGATGGTTCTCTTTGATGACGGTCTCGATGTTGACTTTTTCTGGGTTATTACAGCATCGATGACAACGTTTTCTGAATCAGATCTGCATCTAATGGTGAGTCGCATGCATCTTTGTTTTCCTGTTCAAACTCGACCGCGTATTCGATACGGTGGTTATAGTCGAACTGCATGCAGTAAGGTCGACGGTTGGTACTGCAGGAAATCGCACTGTTATAGCACAGACAAGTCTCGAAACTTGAAATTGTGAATTAAAacttattacataatattatattgttactAACAGTTACTATTAAtagtataatgatataatattaataaattgttaaactTCTTACATTTTTCACAATACATGGTTTGAATCATAGATGAAGTATAAAACTGTTGTACCTGGTCAGTGGTTTGAATTAAACCATTTATAATCTTCTCCTATACTGAATCGGTAATATTGGGAACGATGTGTTGGGAAACTGAAATGTTAAAGAggatttaaaatgataaaggGATTGGACGATgtatctattacgtacctcgTTCCTTAGATCAACgcttaaagataaaataaagcgCGTACATTTTGCTCACTTTTAAGAACAAacttttttgtacatttcaatttaattacaagTCTCGTTAAGATGTTTCACcgttaaatttaaagatagGAAGGATAAGAATCTTGGCAAAAAGGTTAAACGATTTTATCTCCCCACATACCAGGTGACGCCACATTTCCATTTTAACTTTACATTAAATCTAATCTATGGTATACATACATGAAACAAAACAGAATCGTTAACTTATTGAAATTTAGGGATTCTCCGCACTAAGTTTCtccaaattttaatataactgaAACTCTATCGATAGCAAGCATTAGACTCGGTCCAATTCAGAAAAAGACAAAATGCAATTCAGCGACAGGCAGAGGAGGAGAGAAAGATACAGCAAATGAGATGTATTATTCAAGTAATTTCGAAGCTGTCATGCACACAAATACAGAGATTTCTCGCGGTATCAGCCGGATTGTGCAGCGGTTTGTTCAGTCGTATGCCACCGCAGCGCAGTAGGTAGCAGGATGTTATAGCACGTTCGAAAGAGAAATGAAGCGAAAAGGGGGTGGCGAAAAAGCGACGGAGAAAACTCGGcaggaggaaaaaaaaaacgtagtACATATCAAGTGAGTAGCGAGCTATGGATTAATGCGAGTTTCCACTTGGGGAAGCCCAACCCCGCGTTTACACAAACATCAGTTCCTGACCCCATTCCatgtttcgtttaaatttctctCATCGCGGAACGTTGTATCGAGGATCGAAGAATATGCCAGCTGTAACAACGCATCATCGGCTTCCTGTCAGACGAATTTTTCATCCTCGTTTTACGCGATGCGATACCGATGTTCGTCCCGTCTCGTTTCTTCCGAAACTTAAATGATATACTAGGAAGAACCGATATTGACGTATAAACACAAGTTTATTAATGCGTTTGTAGtaagtttttttaaatattggcagtattctttatatatttcacattttgattaatttttcttcatatATCGACGCTCTGGAAGTTTAAAGTGTACTTTTTATATCGGAAAAGGTATTGTGAGGTAAATCTTGTTCATATTGTTGGAAACATCATggtaaattagatttaaaagaATGGTGGCTCCAGTCATACTGACTAAACATAGTAAACGTATTGAACTATAAAACTATATGTCAATATATCAcaaactactactactatacTACTCAAACAAATATctcaattaaaattctaacaattaataataatagttcaATCTGTTTATGAAACAAATCGAGTGAAGGTGTTCCGAATTTATTTCCTGTTAAATTATGCTACATAGAATCAGGATCataaagaaaattgcaaaatctCGAGTAATTTCATCTGGATTACCGAGAACTCAGTGGGCGATAACAAGAGATGTACTTTCAGCTGTTCTTTGCGTAGATCGATGGTCGATCGGGCGAGACAAACGATCAGAAATCGGTGATCGTTTCGCAAACGCATGTTTGGGACACGTGGCGAACGTAAGTCACGCACACCCTCTCGCCATCCACCGCAAAGGAGGCTTCGTCGAATTCGTCGATGATTCCCTGAAATCCTCGGGATTATATTGCTCGTACGCACCTGTATTTCGCAGTAGACGCGTGTATGAGACGATGCTCTTCTACGAATTCGGCCTGCACGACATCCCTGCCTCAAATGTTCCGCCTGTCCATTATTCATCGCGGCCATTGCAACCGTGCACGCACGTTTCGTGCGCGAATTTTTCGTTCAACCCGGGTACCTGGGGCTTGTAGCCAACCCGACTCATCCCTTTGTCGGCtcgaggaaaagagaaaatgccTTGGTGAAAATGAAGTGTCGCTTCTTacaataatgttataaaatacattatataaatgtgGTTGCTCCAGGTTTCGATGTGTCGtttgtttttccttcttttcggACGAAGTTTAGATGCGCTGGGAAACATCGTCGATTCTTTAGGTGGAACGTCCTTTTTAAAGATACGACGTGCTATGTTGATTTACACATTCGTGTTCAAAGGGAACCATGTCTGTTTATACTTACGATACTTAGGTTTATACTacactttatatatattctattaataattCCTAATGCAACAAACAAGCGATCGAAATGACAATCGCTtcaagaaatttgttaatcgatatttcgta
Coding sequences within:
- the LOC132905309 gene encoding uncharacterized protein LOC132905309, with product MRRNMSEKYVKEILEKLEEIEKLHGKLRRLVPRVKTYESEGTKSNQFIMEKTNDNTRYFLEQNPIDLCQRLEIVREMSKDLTTKVKKLCEPNTKTKKYFKKFKHYSNNKWKSFKDYLSTMNASDIIFGRTSSIPIPRVSQIFGKRRSTLRDLPEQLLASFGYSRDSNSVNESIVLIHDHALGKDEPHKVQKLSIIPDQETETLRVVASARRISVGGSNKRSS
- the LOC132905304 gene encoding RUS family member 1, encoding MHERLLFTEAYGGEKDRFFVKSKDEQSITELLSDTTRTKSFYSGFISIVKEVFLPQGYPDSVHPDYTSYQIWDTVQAFASTIMGTLTTHSIMQGVGVGEATATPLAAAITWILKDGTGMIGRIVFAWWNGTDLDGQCKKWRLFADILNDLAMGLELFLPYFSSYSLGILCISTAMKSIVGVAGGATRAALTQHQALQNNLADVSAKDGSQETCVNLIASFVGILILSIFHNGRYIMELYLFLVMIHLYANYMAVKALCLNSLNEDRLALIVKSYISNEVIPKPEEVNKKESVLLFTKPTMSICGFNIKIGVSLAALIKEDIILTSDTELALKLFLDRKYLISIDVQNKTIFICLKKDAQPYDVLEAYFHACLCGLFICMSLKVPLDVFVKPEVSDLSYPLMRLYVLNKRYSNTNNRIQSSKAIESIYATNLLISGEYKAFISDLESKGWMTETNLLPVAGWRFL
- the LOC132905311 gene encoding RWD domain-containing protein 4, whose amino-acid sequence is MGDAELQEEEREVLLSIYEGDSAFKQLTPTTFQYKYGEDNDMKSFLLEISWGTTYPSERPTINMNTFYNKHIVQEVKDKVLQHLEAEADQWLGSAMTYTLFQYVQEHYTELISAQPDSVVDLNLQTNQLKITDENQQLEETTKKPKKEHLTKAQKRRQWNKADGKGERPRGWDWVDIVKHLSQTGPKQEQES